Proteins found in one Anopheles aquasalis chromosome 3, idAnoAquaMG_Q_19, whole genome shotgun sequence genomic segment:
- the LOC126574767 gene encoding oocyte zinc finger protein XlCOF6-like encodes MATKTHLESALLSSCRACLQSTPANQMIPLDEPRAEFEGTVGEFLDSVADAIPPDLLPFLPTSVCAGCYETLEHLFKQRRKIAFVNQFLVGLVQGLFGDRSHLQTLMETDGDRIEQLCAEHGLEYGQEISVDDLLEAFCPITPDEQHTGESEDSEEHDYSERSLVMEDDSSKFETPEEQLQIEIVTDVVEEPTSDSPQPTENVYYESNAQDDGNCDDFEAEITVTSSEENGEHSRGKKTRQEGTARSSKPLQRYACTKCSYKCSYLMAFKLHCQKHIDNENKGGKGFQCPHPYCLRIFDTQELLDQHHASGDHERYVCELCGLKLKHRTTLDIHLERHGGVANFPCSYCSAAFYTQTERQSHLNSVHTVTDRVKCATCGDVFRNRKLLLQHQASHESERKHQCNQCGVSFKSPHYLSRHVRETHADFRFTCTYCGTAYRRKDKLRMHIEKAHLIQTYFVCDICVQSFETEEELQEHREHHANPQPLECGVCLIAFLSQPTYEQHVCLTYLDSYECCGRDFQNHNLYNRHMNMVHGVKVNARVRPKANLLIGQQRALRRKQARAPRSCTICGKVMKTMTEKKNHVCSIDEEMCAVPDVIQQETQEHEQTDDPYEAANDG; translated from the exons ATGGCCACCAAGACTCACCTGGAATCTGCACTGCTTTCTTCGTGCCGGGCGTGCCTGCAAAGCACCCCCGCCAACCAGATGATCCCGCTGGATGAGCCGCGGGCCGAGTTCGAAGGAACAGTCGGCGAGTTTCTGGACAGTGTCGCGGATGCAATTCCGCCCGATTTGTTACCGTTCCTACCGACGAGCGTCTGTGCGGGGTGTTACGAGACGCTGGAACATTTGTTTAAACAACGCCGCAAAATTGCGTTTGTAAACCAATTCCTGGTTGGCCTAGTGCAGGGGTTGTTTGGTGATAGATCGCACCTCCAGACTCTGATGGAAACCGATGGAGATCGGATCGAGCAACTCTGTGCGGAGCATGGCCTAGAGTACGGGCAGGAAATATCGGTCGATGATCTGCTAGAGGCGTTCTGTCCCATCACACCGGATGAACAACATACCGGGGAATCAGAGGATTCAGAAGAACATGATTATTCGGAACGATCGTTGGTAATGGAAGATGATTCTTCAAAGTTTGAAACACCCGAAGAACAGTTGCAGATAGAAATCGTGACCGATGTCGTCGAAGAGCCCACCAGCGATTCACCACAGCCTACGGAAAATGTCTACTACGAATCGAATGCTCAGGACGATGGTAACTGTGATGATTTTGAAGCAGAAATCACAGTTACCAGTTCCGAGGAAAATGGTGAACACAGCAGAGGAAAGAAAACCCGCCAGGAAGGCACGGCACGCTCATCCAAACCATTGCAACGTTACGCGTGCACCAAGTGCTCCTACAAATGCAGCTACCTGATGGCCTTCAAATTACACTGCCAGAAGCACATCGACAACGAGAATAAGGGTGGGAAAGGATTCCAGTGTCCGCATCCCTATTGCTTACGGATTTTTGATACGCAAGAGCTGCTTGACCAGCACCACGCGTCGGGCGATCACGAGCGATATGTTTGTGAACTATGTGGGTTGAAGCTGAAGCATCGCACTACGCTCGATATTCATCTGGAGCGCCACGGTGGGGTGGCCAACTTTCCCTGTTCCTACTGTTCGGCGGCTTTCTATACGCAAACCGAACGCCAAAGTCACCTCAACTCGGTTCACACGGTCACTGATCGAGTGAAGTGTGCTACGTGCGGTGACGTGTTTCGCAATCGAAAGCTATTGCTGCAGCATCAAGCCTCGCACGAGTCGGAACGAAAGCACCAATGTAACCAGTGCGGTGTTAGCTTCAAATCGCCGCATTACCTTAGCCGCCACGTTCGAGAGACCCATGCAgattttcgcttcacttgcACCTACTGCGGCACTGCCTATCGCCGGAAGGACAAACTTCGAATGCACATCGAAAAGGCGCATCTG ATACAAACATACTTCGTATGCGACATTTGTGTACAATCTTTCGaaacggaggaggagctgCAGGAACACCGGGAACACCATGCCAATCCACAGCCCTTGGAATGTGGCGTCTGTTTGATCGCGTTCCTTTCCCAGCCCACGTATGAGCAGCACGTTTGCCTAACGTACCTGGACAGTTACGAGTGCTGTGGGCGCGATTTCCAAAATCACAATCTGTACAATCGCCACATGAACATGGTGCATGGGGTGAAGGTGAATGCAAGAGTGCGCCCAAAGGCGAATCTACTGATCGGTCAGCAGCGTGCCCTTCGCCGTAAG CAAGCGCGAGCTCCCAGAAGCTGCACAATATGTGGCAAAGTGATGAAAACGATGACCGAGAAAAAGAACCATGTATGTTCCATTGATGAGGAGATGTGTGCGGTCCCAGATGTCATCCAGCAGGAGACTCAAGAGCATGAGCAAACAGACGATCCGTATGAAGCTGCAAACGATGGTTAA
- the LOC126577555 gene encoding gamma-tubulin complex component 2 homolog isoform X2, translating to MSETVARRVLGELVKTSGNHSVEQITTIFYNRDGKYSSKQLSDHLALLLKAVPNGNRYVELFVKSNLNDTYATLVLVLNRLAKDLKDHKKTPVLPQQQKVTQKQTQPQPLQPPSAGNPVEPVQKRVSVFESPPLSSTRIITEQVTPENVQEIKEKLVQATSGGGVSRLSSANVSLGLNHQPLRQSFEFAHQKSPIVSWNFNYDELYPLQSKNVAAIPMASQEPIVVKELVRCLVALKGSLIMPQKPHSATSPVEFQLSPQLTDSCRDMVKEILPFAANFSCVQQFIEESSILEGGLVLQALRSVLKTLMTDYYLSIAQLDDSRFQRQGELTMQRLLQFLKPLFPTMEELAATVSEIRATNCRGGQVLTLLYDRITATSGTIEAQRVLERLIEAAAVPFMEMLQLWIHRGVINDPQKEFLIEHSAMELSENELVDYWEKQYTIRQEKVPCFLTKYADIILRTGKYLNVVRVCGSAELQPTISPISKPFGYRHADQSYIDAIEEAYNFASSSLLNLIMDKYDLMGRLLSVKRYFLLQQGDFITEFMDAVEEDLRKDVDSLHPIRIANLLDVTLGLSSAKHDQYHDELKTTLLAYGIVTQISKIMDNEDAFGDPLGDTSQLKGIECFAFSYKAQWPVSIVLNLWTISKYQMIFRQLFYLKYVERMLCRVWIDNNKTRQLFAPSTAKLYRSAFTLRQKMLIAIQSFESYMMIEVIEPNWHIFYHNMKQVKNIDDVLKYHQDFLDQCLKNCMLTTPELLKPIINLCNICIKFCDFLAEATTMEPTETFSGRVEQFRHDFTNQLMTLLRKINETATSSTSERFINLIHRINFNSYYSEGNDK from the exons ATGTCGGAAACGGTAGCGCGAAGGGTGCTCGGCGAGCTGGTAAAAACATCTGG CAATCACTCCGTGGAACAAATTACCACAATCTTCTACAATCGTGACGGCAAGTATAGCAGCAAGCAACTCTCGGACCATTTGGCGCTGCTACTAAAAGCCGTTCCGAACGGCAACAGATACGTGGAACTGTTTGTTAAATCCAATTT GAATGACACCTATGCGACACTCGTTCTGGTGCTGAATCGCCTCGCGAAGGATCTTAAAGATCACAAAAAGACTCCCGTGTtgccacagcaacagaaggTGACACAGAAACaaacgcaaccgcaaccgctgCAACCACCGAGTGCTGGAAACCCCGTGGAACCAGTCCAAAAGCGTGTCTCAGTATTCGAAAGTCCACCGCTCTCGTCAACGCGCATCATCACCGAGCAAGTGACGCCGGAAAATGTCCAAGAAATCAAAGAGAAGCTCGTCCAGGCCacctccggtggtggcgtcagTCGACTCTCCTCGGCCAACGTGTCGCTCGGACTCAATCACCAGCCACTGCGGCAGTCCTTTGAGTTTGCACACCAAAAGTCACCGATCGTCTCGTGGAACTTCAACTACGACGAGCTGTACCCACTGCAGAGCAAAAACGTAGCAGCCATTCCAATGGCATCACAGGAACCGATCGTAGTGAAGGAGCTAGTTCGATGTCTGGTCGCTCTGAAGGGATCACTGATTATGCCCCAAAAGCCACACTCCGCCACGAGTCCGGTAGAGTTTCAACTTTCGCCTCAACTGACCGATTCTTGCCGCGATATGGTCAAAGAGATATTGCCCTTTGCCGCCAACTTCTCCTGCGTGCAGCAGTTTATCGAGGAATCAAGCATACTCGAAGGAGGCCTGGTGCTACAGGCACTCCGGTCCGTGCTGAAAACGCTCATGACCGACTACTATCTCTCGATTGCCCAGCTCGATGATTCACGCTTTCAACGGCAGGGCGAACTTACGATGCAGCGATTGCTCCAGTTCCTTAAACCCCTGTTCCCCACGATGGAAGAACTAGCGGCCACCGTATCCGAAATACGGGCTACTAATTGTCGCGGTGGACAGGTGTTAACGTTGCTGTACGATCGCATCACGGCCACCAGTGGTACGATCGAAGCGCAACGTGTCCTCGAGCGACTGATTGAAGCGGCCGCTGTCCCATTTATGGAGATGCTGCAACTGTGGATCCACCGTGGAGTGATCAATGATCCGCAGAAAGAGTTCCTCATCGAGCACAGTGCGATGGAGCTGAGCGAGAATGAGCTGGTGGACTACTGGGAGAAACAGTACACGATCCGGCAGGAGAAGGTGCCCTGTTTCCTCACCAAGTACGCCGACATCATCCTGCGCACTGGCAAGTACCTGAACGTGGTTCGCGTTTGTGGCAGTGCGGAACTGCAGCCAACCATTTCGCCCATCAGCAAACCGTTCGGCTACCGGCACGCCGATCAGTCGTAcatcgatgcgatcgaggAAGCGTACAACtttgcctcctcctccctgcTGAATCTCATCATGGACAAGTACGATCTAATGGGCCGGTTGCTGTCGGTTAAGCGTTACTTCTTGCTACAACAGGGTGACTTCATTACCGAGTTCATGGACGCTGTCGAGGAGGATCTGCGCAAGGATGTGGACAGTTTACATCCGATACGGATAGCGAATTTGCTCGACGTGACGCTCGGTCTATCGTCGGCCAAACATGATCAGTATCACGACGAGCTGAAGACGACACTCCTCGCGTATGGGATCGTCACGCAAATCTCGAAAATCATGGATAATGAGGACGCGTTCGGGGATCCGCTGGGCGATACCTCGCAGCTGAAGGGCATCGAGTGTTTTGCCTTCTCCTACAAAGCGCAGTGGCCCGTCTCGATCGTGCTGAACCTCTGGACGATCTCCAAGTATCAGATGATCTTTCGCCAGCTGTTCTACCTGAAGTACGTCGAGCGGATGCTGTGTCGCGTGTGgatcgacaacaacaagacACGCCAGCTGTTTGCACCCAGCACAGCGAAACTGTACCGATCCGCGTTCACCCTGCGCCAAAAGATGCTGATCGCCATCCAGAGCTTCGAGTCGTACATGATGATCGAGGTGATTGAACCGAACTGGCACATATTTTATCACAACATGAAACAG GTTAAAAATATCGATGATGTGCTAAAGTATCATCAAGATTTTCTGGATCAATGCCTGAAGAACTGTATGCTCACAACGCCCGAGCTGCTGAAACCGATCATCAATCTATGCAATATTTGTATTAAATTTTGCGACTTTCTCGCG GAAGCCACCACGATGGAACCAACGGAAACGTTCTCCGGGCGGGTCGAACAGTTTCGGCACGATTTCACCAACCAGCTGATGACGTTGCTAAggaaaatcaacgaaacggCCACATCCAGCACATCGGAAAGGTTTATCAATCTGATACACAG AATCAACTTTAACTCGTACTACAGCGAAGGGAACGATAAATGA
- the LOC126577555 gene encoding gamma-tubulin complex component 2 homolog isoform X1, which translates to MSETVARRVLGELVKTSGNHSVEQITTIFYNRDGKYSSKQLSDHLALLLKAVPNGNRYVELFVKSNLNDTYATLVLVLNRLAKDLKDHKKTPVLPQQQKVTQKQTQPQPLQPPSAGNPVEPVQKRVSVFESPPLSSTRIITEQVTPENVQEIKEKLVQATSGGGVSRLSSANVSLGLNHQPLRQSFEFAHQKSPIVSWNFNYDELYPLQSKNVAAIPMASQEPIVVKELVRCLVALKGSLIMPQKPHSATSPVEFQLSPQLTDSCRDMVKEILPFAANFSCVQQFIEESSILEGGLVLQALRSVLKTLMTDYYLSIAQLDDSRFQRQGELTMQRLLQFLKPLFPTMEELAATVSEIRATNCRGGQVLTLLYDRITATSGTIEAQRVLERLIEAAAVPFMEMLQLWIHRGVINDPQKEFLIEHSAMELSENELVDYWEKQYTIRQEKVPCFLTKYADIILRTGKYLNVVRVCGSAELQPTISPISKPFGYRHADQSYIDAIEEAYNFASSSLLNLIMDKYDLMGRLLSVKRYFLLQQGDFITEFMDAVEEDLRKDVDSLHPIRIANLLDVTLGLSSAKHDQYHDELKTTLLAYGIVTQISKIMDNEDAFGDPLGDTSQLKGIECFAFSYKAQWPVSIVLNLWTISKYQMIFRQLFYLKYVERMLCRVWIDNNKTRQLFAPSTAKLYRSAFTLRQKMLIAIQSFESYMMIEVIEPNWHIFYHNMKQVKNIDDVLKYHQDFLDQCLKNCMLTTPELLKPIINLCNICIKFCDFLAESQRHFVDAELTCMLASGDDYSLSSESDYEQYASQEATTMEPTETFSGRVEQFRHDFTNQLMTLLRKINETATSSTSERFINLIHRINFNSYYSEGNDK; encoded by the exons ATGTCGGAAACGGTAGCGCGAAGGGTGCTCGGCGAGCTGGTAAAAACATCTGG CAATCACTCCGTGGAACAAATTACCACAATCTTCTACAATCGTGACGGCAAGTATAGCAGCAAGCAACTCTCGGACCATTTGGCGCTGCTACTAAAAGCCGTTCCGAACGGCAACAGATACGTGGAACTGTTTGTTAAATCCAATTT GAATGACACCTATGCGACACTCGTTCTGGTGCTGAATCGCCTCGCGAAGGATCTTAAAGATCACAAAAAGACTCCCGTGTtgccacagcaacagaaggTGACACAGAAACaaacgcaaccgcaaccgctgCAACCACCGAGTGCTGGAAACCCCGTGGAACCAGTCCAAAAGCGTGTCTCAGTATTCGAAAGTCCACCGCTCTCGTCAACGCGCATCATCACCGAGCAAGTGACGCCGGAAAATGTCCAAGAAATCAAAGAGAAGCTCGTCCAGGCCacctccggtggtggcgtcagTCGACTCTCCTCGGCCAACGTGTCGCTCGGACTCAATCACCAGCCACTGCGGCAGTCCTTTGAGTTTGCACACCAAAAGTCACCGATCGTCTCGTGGAACTTCAACTACGACGAGCTGTACCCACTGCAGAGCAAAAACGTAGCAGCCATTCCAATGGCATCACAGGAACCGATCGTAGTGAAGGAGCTAGTTCGATGTCTGGTCGCTCTGAAGGGATCACTGATTATGCCCCAAAAGCCACACTCCGCCACGAGTCCGGTAGAGTTTCAACTTTCGCCTCAACTGACCGATTCTTGCCGCGATATGGTCAAAGAGATATTGCCCTTTGCCGCCAACTTCTCCTGCGTGCAGCAGTTTATCGAGGAATCAAGCATACTCGAAGGAGGCCTGGTGCTACAGGCACTCCGGTCCGTGCTGAAAACGCTCATGACCGACTACTATCTCTCGATTGCCCAGCTCGATGATTCACGCTTTCAACGGCAGGGCGAACTTACGATGCAGCGATTGCTCCAGTTCCTTAAACCCCTGTTCCCCACGATGGAAGAACTAGCGGCCACCGTATCCGAAATACGGGCTACTAATTGTCGCGGTGGACAGGTGTTAACGTTGCTGTACGATCGCATCACGGCCACCAGTGGTACGATCGAAGCGCAACGTGTCCTCGAGCGACTGATTGAAGCGGCCGCTGTCCCATTTATGGAGATGCTGCAACTGTGGATCCACCGTGGAGTGATCAATGATCCGCAGAAAGAGTTCCTCATCGAGCACAGTGCGATGGAGCTGAGCGAGAATGAGCTGGTGGACTACTGGGAGAAACAGTACACGATCCGGCAGGAGAAGGTGCCCTGTTTCCTCACCAAGTACGCCGACATCATCCTGCGCACTGGCAAGTACCTGAACGTGGTTCGCGTTTGTGGCAGTGCGGAACTGCAGCCAACCATTTCGCCCATCAGCAAACCGTTCGGCTACCGGCACGCCGATCAGTCGTAcatcgatgcgatcgaggAAGCGTACAACtttgcctcctcctccctgcTGAATCTCATCATGGACAAGTACGATCTAATGGGCCGGTTGCTGTCGGTTAAGCGTTACTTCTTGCTACAACAGGGTGACTTCATTACCGAGTTCATGGACGCTGTCGAGGAGGATCTGCGCAAGGATGTGGACAGTTTACATCCGATACGGATAGCGAATTTGCTCGACGTGACGCTCGGTCTATCGTCGGCCAAACATGATCAGTATCACGACGAGCTGAAGACGACACTCCTCGCGTATGGGATCGTCACGCAAATCTCGAAAATCATGGATAATGAGGACGCGTTCGGGGATCCGCTGGGCGATACCTCGCAGCTGAAGGGCATCGAGTGTTTTGCCTTCTCCTACAAAGCGCAGTGGCCCGTCTCGATCGTGCTGAACCTCTGGACGATCTCCAAGTATCAGATGATCTTTCGCCAGCTGTTCTACCTGAAGTACGTCGAGCGGATGCTGTGTCGCGTGTGgatcgacaacaacaagacACGCCAGCTGTTTGCACCCAGCACAGCGAAACTGTACCGATCCGCGTTCACCCTGCGCCAAAAGATGCTGATCGCCATCCAGAGCTTCGAGTCGTACATGATGATCGAGGTGATTGAACCGAACTGGCACATATTTTATCACAACATGAAACAG GTTAAAAATATCGATGATGTGCTAAAGTATCATCAAGATTTTCTGGATCAATGCCTGAAGAACTGTATGCTCACAACGCCCGAGCTGCTGAAACCGATCATCAATCTATGCAATATTTGTATTAAATTTTGCGACTTTCTCGCG GAATCGCAACGCCATTTCGTTGACGCCGAGCTGACCTGCATGCTTGCGTCGGGTGATGATTACTCGCTGTCTTCCGAGTCCGATTACGAACAATACGCATCGCAG GAAGCCACCACGATGGAACCAACGGAAACGTTCTCCGGGCGGGTCGAACAGTTTCGGCACGATTTCACCAACCAGCTGATGACGTTGCTAAggaaaatcaacgaaacggCCACATCCAGCACATCGGAAAGGTTTATCAATCTGATACACAG AATCAACTTTAACTCGTACTACAGCGAAGGGAACGATAAATGA
- the LOC126579272 gene encoding casein kinase II subunit alpha: MTLPSSSRVYADVNSHKPREYWDYENYIVDWANQDDYQLVRKLGRGKYSEVFEAIKMTSSEKCVVKILKPVKKKKIKREIKILENLRGGTNIITLLAVVKDPVSRTPALIFEHVNNTDFKQLYQTLTDYDIRYYLYELLKALDYCHSMGIMHRDVKPHNVMIDHENRKLRLIDWGLAEFYHPGQEYNVRVASRYFKGPELLVDYQMYDYSLDMWSLGCMLASMIFRKEPFFHGHDNYDQLVRIAKVLGTEDLFAYLDKYNIELDPRFNDILSRHSRKRWERFVHSENQHLVSPEGLDFLDKLLRYDHFERLTAREAMDHPYFAIIVNGQMPPPATSSAKGSN; the protein is encoded by the coding sequence ATGACGCTGCCGAGCAGTTCCCGGGTGTACGCGGATGTGAATTCGCACAAACCACGCGAATACTGGGACTACGAGAACTACATCGTGGACTGGGCCAACCAGGATGACTACCAGCTCGTGCGGAAGCTCGGCCGGGGCAAGTATAGCGAGGTGTTCGAGGCGATCAAAATGACAAGCAGCGAAAAGTGCGTGGTGAAGATCCTGAAGccggtgaaaaagaaaaagatcaaGCGCGAGATCAAGATCCTGGAGAATCTGCGGGGTggcaccaacatcatcacgcTGCTGGCGGTCGTGAAGGATCCGGTTTCGCGCACGCCGGCCCTCATCTTCGAGCACGTGAACAACACCGACTTCAAGCAGCTGTACCAGACGCTTACCGACTACGACATCCGGTACTATCTGTACGAGCTGCTGAAGGCGCTCGACTACTGCCACAGCATGGGCATCATGCACCGTGACGTGAAGCCGCATAACGTCATGATTGACCACGAGAATCGCAAGCTGCGCCTGATCGACTGGGGGCTGGCCGAGTTCTACCACCCGGGCCAGGAGTACAACGTGCGCGTCGCTAGCCGCTACTTCAAGGGACCGGAGCTGCTGGTCGACTACCAAATGTACGACTACTCGCTCGACATGTGGTCCCTCGGCTGCATGCTCGCGTCGATGATCTTCCGCAAGGAGCCGTTCTTCCACGGTCACGACAACTACGACCAGCTGGTGCGCATCGCGAAGGTGCTCGGTACCGAGGACCTGTTCGCCTATCTCGACAAATACAACATCGAGCTGGACCCGCGCTTCAACGACATCCTGTCGCGCCACTCGCGCAAACGATGGGAACGCTTCGTGCACTCGGAAAACCAGCACCTGGTGTCGCCCGAGGGGCTCGACTTTCTCGACAAGCTGCTGCGCTACGATCACTTCGAGCGGCTGACCGCACGGGAAGCGATGGACCATCCCTacttcgccatcatcgtcaacggGCAGATGCCACCGCCGGCTACCTCGTCCGCTAAGGGCAGCAACTAA